The following proteins are co-located in the Vigna unguiculata cultivar IT97K-499-35 chromosome 9, ASM411807v1, whole genome shotgun sequence genome:
- the LOC114163575 gene encoding uncharacterized protein LOC114163575 yields MKFRFLNESFHRQNLLQKFQVATKLLSEFHQSSTGQSSSQVVLQDVALHESTTPPIENIVRVYADIGDLVFICRECKAYMWYEERIKKTRKSVSSTLHLCCGNGKVQLLILKEPPILLQRLLFDNESKESKNYQNHIRTYNMMFAFTSPGAKVDITFNNGKAPNLRIQGQSCHRIGSHLPVPGGLPKFAQLYIYDTENEVQNRMESLRNQDNIDLEIVSKLKSMLDDFNVHAKSFRMARERYRNQPFDDLKLRLIAYSTKDGRIYNVPNVSEVTALIVGDVDTASGRDIIMEKQSGKLQRINELHTSYLGFQYGLLFPYGENGYRHDVNHRDRPRVNQKRNRLTIRSDFVSGYKEDTQKH; encoded by the exons ATGAAGTTTAGATTTCTTAATGAAAGTTTTCATCGCCAAAATCTACTTCAGAAGTTTCAAGTTGCAACAAAGTTATTATCAGAGTTTCATCAAAGTTCAACAGGTCAATCATCATCCCAGGTTGTACTACAAGATGTTGCACTACATGAAAGTACAACCCCACCAATTGAGAATATTGTTAGAG TGTACGCAGACATTGGAGATCTAGTATTCATATGTAGGGAATGCAAGGCCTACATGTGGTATGAGGAAAGGATTAAGAAGACCAGAAAATCTGTGAGTTCGACTCTCCATTTGTGTTGCGGTAATGGTAAAGTTCAACTACTAATTCTAAAAGAGCCACCAATTCTTTTGCAACGTCTGTTATTTGACAATGAATCAAAAGAAAGCAAAAACTATCAAAATCATATTAGAACATACAATATGATGTTTGCCTTTACATCACCTGGAGCAAAAGTTGACATAACTTTTAATAATGGAAAAGCCCCCAATTTAAGAATCCAAGGTCAATCTTGTCATAGAATAGGAAGTCATTTACCAGTACCCGGTGGGCTTCCAAAGTTCGCCCAACTATATATTTACGACACCgaaaatgaagttcaaaataGAATGGAGTCTTTAAG GAATCAAGATAATATTGATTTGGAAATTGTGAGCAAATTAAAGAGTATGCTCGATGATTTCAATGTTCATGCTAAATCATTTAGAATGGCAAGGGAAAGATATAGAAACCAACCATTTGATGATTTGAAATTGAGACTTATTGCATACAGCACAAAAGATGGAAGGATATACAATGTTCCCAATGTTTCAGAAGTTACAGCCCTTATTGTTGGTGATGTTGATACTGCTTCAGGTAGAGACATCATAATGGAAAAACAATCCGGCAAAttgcaaagaataaatgaattgCACACAAGCTATCTAGGCTTTCAATATGGTTTATTATTTCCATATGGGGAAAATGGTTATAGACATGATGTGAATCATCGTGATAGACCAAGAGTCAACCAGAAAAGGAATAGACTGACAATTAGGAGTGATTTTGTTTCAGGTTACAAAGAAGACACTCAGAAGCATTAA